One part of the Kwoniella dendrophila CBS 6074 chromosome 5, complete sequence genome encodes these proteins:
- a CDS encoding ubiquitin-like protein 5 — protein MPRSPSPRRSRSRSPPPRQSSSHTKRPKELSFYKKSSTSIGSLSNRRDPLAGDDEPTAKERAERRERGEVPQRFGGTREQGVRNTMGNVGTSTSLGSLGRKEDPLDRIGVKGDKRPQDKDSDDYSRRDRDRDDYSRRDRDDRRDRDRRDRDRDRDDRRDRDRRDRDRDRYGDDRRDRGSHRDERREDRREPPSGPSGSGGPPVRPPAPAPSAPSLASMRFIEVIANDRMGRKVRVKCLATDTVGDLKKLIAAQTGTTAQKIQLKKWYTNFKDHVSLQDYEINDGMSLEMY, from the exons ATGCCTCGCTCACCTTCACCCCGTCGTTCACGTTCTCgttcacctccacctcgaCAATCCTCCTCACATACAAAAAGACCTAAAGAGTTATCATTTTACAAAAAGTCTTCAACATCTATAGGATCATTATCGAATCGTAGAGATCCATTAGCAGGCGATGATGAACCAACAGCGAAagaaagagcagaaagaagagaaagaggtgaagTACCTCAACGATTTGGTGGGACTAGAGAACAAGGTGTAAGGAATACTATGGGTAATGTTGGTACCAGCACAAGTTTAGGTAGtttaggtagaaaagaagatcctTTAGATAGAATTGGTGTAAAAGGTGATAAAAGACctcaagataaagatagtGACGATTACAGTAGGAGAGATAGGGATAGAGATGATTATAGTAGACGagatagagatgatagaAGGGATAGAGATAGAcgagatagagatagagacAGAGATGATAGACGCGACAGAGATAGGcgagatagagatagagatagatatGGTGACGATAGGAGAGATAGAGGCAGTCATAGAGATGAGCGAAGAGAAGATAGAAGGGAACCTCCATCGGGGCCTTCTGGATCAGGCGGACCTCCCGTCAgaccacctgcacctgcaccatcGGCACCATCTTT AGCTTCAATGCGTTTCATAGAAGTCATAGCGAACGATCGAATGGGCCgtaaag TCCGCGTAAAATGCCTTGCAACGGATACTGTAGGAGAtttaaagaaattgattgcTGCTCAGACTGGTACTACTGCACAAAAGATACAGTTGAAGAAATGGTACACGAATTTTAAAGATCATGTATCTTTACAGGATTACGAAATTAACGATGGTATG AGTTTAGAAATGTACTAA
- a CDS encoding eukaryotic translation initiation factor 3 subunit L, translated as MADPTAFYEPEEDELLSSLSVPVQSYNPDSNEDEYRRLQELEQHAYAQQQLMVAEQEQEQLQALEQVPEDVKRFLVLFHQAILENDLPTITTMYESGWNKLTQAHYSQTEWPEAELISPLVGNDQVFLTLYRELYFRHVYAKLQPTIDDRFQSYENICELFNYLLNSEGPVPLDLPIQWVWDMLDEFVYQFSSFASWRANPKNKNEEELEALSEAQHIWSCYSVLNVLYSLVQKSQINEQLKAEKQGNKTPEELQELAGEYGSKPLYRNLGYFSLICLLRVHVLLGDPTLALQTMEHVDLSGGAFLTRITACHVTTYYHVGCAYMALGRWPDAIKTFISVLIFFIRMKQYHTRSYQYGSITKQCERMYALLAICTTLSPGPSDESIMSIVKEHYADQLAVLQRGGDEALETFKDLFLSASPKYLNVNPPPYEDPTALESYLSNPPIDATQRHLDLFLSDVKAIKSVSNIRNLLKLYTSIDASKLVTFSQGENDNNEEEILQQLMVLKSASRTYAKPQHSETEREISLLDGERIVTNNLDFTIDGSMVHVEETTSHRRFAGFFIRNAEHAQRVFNTIKSSPLPIQRKPTSTTAPTTGGQDKNEPKKAGGAWQPKRARVAAQ; from the exons ATGGCCGACCCAACAGCATTTTAcgaacctgaagaagatgaattgttatcatctttatctgtACCTGTACAATCATACAATCCTGActcaaatgaagatgaatatagaagattacaagaattagaaCAACATGCTTATGCGCAACAACAATTAATGGTTgctgaacaagaacaagaacaattaCAAGCTTTAGAACAAGTTCCAGAAGATGTTAAAAGATTCCTTGTACTTTTCCATCAAGCTATTCTTGAAAATGATCTTCCAACAATTACAACCATGTATGAAAGTGGATGGAACAAATTGACTCAAGCTCATTATTCTCAAACTGAATGgcctgaagctgaattaatTTCTCCTTTAGTTGGAAATGATCAAGTTTTTTTAACTCTTTACAGAGAACTTTATTTCCGACATGTTTATGCTAAACTTCAACCTACAATTGATGATAGATTTCAATCTTATGAAAATATTTGTGAACTTTTCAATTATCTTTTAAATTCTGAAGGACCTGTACCACTCGATTTACCAATTCAATGGGTTTGGGATATgttagatgaatttgtttatcaattttcAAGTTTCGCTTCATGGAGAGCTAATccaaaaaataaaaatgaagaagaattagaagctttatCTGAAGCACAACATATTTGGTCATGTTATTCAGTTTTAAATGTTTTATATTCTTTAGTTCAAAAATCACAAATAAATGAACaattaaaagctgaaaaacaaGGAAATAAAACTccagaagaattacaagaattagctgGTGAATATGGTTCAAAACCTTTATATAGAAATTTAGGTTatttctctttgatttgtttattgAGAGTTCATGTTTTGTTAGGTGATCCAACTT TGGCCCTTCAAACAATGGAACATGTTGATCTTTCCGGCGGTGCTTTCTTGACTAGAATTACAGCTTGTCATGTCACTACCTACTACCATGTTGGATGTGCTTATATGGCTTTAGGAAGATGGCCAGATGCTATCAAGACCTTTATCTCCGTgttgatattcttcattaGAATGAAACAATACCACACTCGATCATACCAATACGGTTCT ATCACCAAGCAATGTGAACGAATGTACGCTCTTCTTGCTATTTGCACCACCCTCTCCCCAGGTCCTTCCGATGAAAGTATAATGAGTATCGTAAAAGAACACTATGCCGATCAATTAGCTGTTTTACAACGAGGAGG TGATGAAGCCCTTGAAACGTTTAAAGATTTAttcctttcagcttcaccaaaATACTTGAATGTCAACCCACCACCATATGAAGATCCTACAGCTTTAGAATCTTACttatctaatccacctatCGATGCTACACAAAGACATTTGGATTTATTCTTAAGTGATGTTAAAGCTATAAAATCTGTATCAAATATTAGAAATTTATTAAAATTATATACATCAATTGACGCTTCCAAATTAGTTACTTTCTcacaaggtgaaaatgataataatgaagaagaaattttacAGCAATTAATGGTTTTAAAATCCGCTTCAAGAACTTATGCTAAACCTCAACACTCAGAAACGGAAAGAGAaatttcattattagatGGTGAAAGAATTGTTACTAATAATTTAGATTTCACAATCGATGGG TCAATGGTACATGTCGAAGAAACTACATCACACAGACGATTTGCAGGATttttcatcag AAACGCTGAACATGCTCAAAGAGTATTCAAcacaatcaaatcatcacctttaccaattcAACGTAAACCAACAAGTACAACAGCTCCAACAACAGGTGGACAAGATAAGAACGAACCCAAAAAAGCTGGTGGTGCTTGGCAACCTAAAAGAGCAAGAGTTGCTGCTCAATAG
- a CDS encoding ATP-dependent (S)-NAD(P)H-hydrate dehydratase yields MATKQHAHLLSLVKTMIPPLSPKLHKGQAGRIGVLGGSGDYSGAPYFSSAGAMRFGADLAHVICEPGAGAVIKTYSPDLIVHGVLDPTKSMDQIKEELKGILARLHVLIVGPGLGRSEHMQNCAKLAFEIARENDQMGVVVDADGLWLVQNEPQVVMDWPGVPRVILTPNVMEFKRLCEKLQIDPSSSPETLCPKLAKALGNVTIIQKGATDIISNGLQIPSALQSEGSDDKQGGQRDILENEIEGGLKRVGGQGDILSGSTGVLMAWGSEWVRGSYSHVGHPPPKDKGIAENIPLLAAYGASTFNRTVSKRGFEQKGRSMVTGDLVDLVGPVFEELFGKASENQDKGKL; encoded by the exons ATGGCGACAAAGCAACATGCTCATTTACTCTCTTTGGTGAAGACTATGATTCCACCACTTTCACCAAAATTACATAAAGGTCAAGCGG GAAGAATCGGTGTCCTTGGTGGATCAGGAGA TTATTCAGGAGCACCATATTTCTCTTCAGCAGGAGCAATGAGATTCGGGGCTGATTTAGCTCATGTTATTTGTGAGCCTGGTGCTGGAGCTGTTATTAAAACTTA TTCACCTGATCTTATCGTTCATGGTGTATTGGATCCAACAAAATCCATGGATCAAATCAAGgaagaattgaaaggtaTTCTGGCTAGATTG CACGTTCTTATTGTCGGACCTGGACTTGGTCGTTCAGAACACATGCAGAACTGTGCTAAATTAGCTTTCGAGATCGCTAGagagaatgatcaaatggGTGTAGTGGTCGATGCAGATGGATTGTGGCTTGTCCAG AATGAACCTCAAGTAGTCATGGACTGGCCAGGCGTACCTCGTGTCATTCTCACTCCTAATGTAATGGAATTCAAGAGATTATGTGAAAAATTG CAAATTGACCCATCTTCATCGCCAGAAACATTATGTCCGAAATTAGCCAAAGCTTTAGGAAATGTCACTATAATACAAAAAGGCGCAACTGATATTATTTCCAATGGTTTACAAATACCTTCTGCTTTGCAATCAGAAGGATCTGACGATAAACAAGGTGGTCAACGTGATattttagaaaatgaaattgaaggtggattaaaAAGAGTTGGAGGTCAAGGTGATATCCTATCTGGAAGTACAGGTGTTTTAATGGCTTGGGGAAGTGAATGGGTTAGGGGTTCTTACTC TCATGTTGGacatccaccaccaaaagacAAAGGAATAGCAGAAAATATTCCACTTTTAGCTGCTTATGGTGCATCGACATTCAATAGAACAGTATCTAAAAGAGGTTTCGAACAAAAGGGTAGAAGTATGGTTACTGgtgatcttgttgatttagttggACCGGTATTTGAGGAATTGTTCGGTAAAGCAagtgaaaatcaagataaaggAAAATTATAA